One Desulfatiglans anilini DSM 4660 DNA segment encodes these proteins:
- a CDS encoding TusE/DsrC/DsvC family sulfur relay protein, whose amino-acid sequence MAKAEEPRPLSGHPNRKVRTIAGSQIVFDGEGFLRNPEDWSEEMARLLAAESGLKEWGEIHWQVIRFMRAYYFQHGRAPMNRDLKAGVKMTLMDLEALFPGGIRGGARRVAGLPNPKTCAG is encoded by the coding sequence ATGGCGAAAGCCGAAGAACCTCGCCCGCTTTCGGGTCACCCCAACCGGAAAGTCCGCACGATTGCGGGGTCGCAGATCGTCTTCGACGGAGAAGGCTTTCTGCGCAACCCAGAGGACTGGTCCGAGGAGATGGCCCGATTGCTGGCGGCTGAAAGCGGCCTGAAGGAATGGGGGGAGATCCACTGGCAGGTGATTCGTTTTATGCGAGCCTACTACTTTCAACATGGCCGCGCACCCATGAACCGGGATTTGAAGGCAGGGGTCAAGATGACGCTCATGGACCTCGAGGCGCTTTTTCCGGGCGGGATCCGCGGGGGAGCAAGGCGGGTGGCCGGTCTACCGAATCCAAAAACCTGTGCGGGTTAG
- a CDS encoding molybdopterin-dependent oxidoreductase produces the protein MKKVSLKVNGRRYQFIVDSERMLLDLLREDLHLIGAKQGCDRKGQCGACTVLVDGKAVRSCISKVADLDGAEVWTVEGLGTPDNPHLIQEAFVLAGAIQCGYCTPGMIMATKALLDGNPDPDEGEIKKAFARNLCRCTGYKKIIEAVKLAGRFIRGEISPDEVRPDPRSGTIGVSHPRPSAMLKACGLAQFSADIQMQGALEIAVVRSSEHHARIQSIDTSQAEQMPGVVGVMTAKHIKGSNRIKLIFDDQPVLCSDRVRCLGDPIAVVVAETKAQAEAAAQAVKVGYDPLPVMMTPAEALADGALQIHDEYPNLCWAQPQIKGDAQKALAEAAAVVEADFSTQMNHQAPLEPEACVAYLEGEGEDALLVVIGRSIMIHSHMAMLQGALGWENIRYEEAYCGGQFGIKVAITSEAVAGAAALHFRRPVRYIPSLHESMLLTSKRHPFDMKVKLAADKDGKLTAFVNDFTINNGAYQILGIVVGLRALQMLSGSYNIPNVEAMAKLVYTNDAAGGAARGAGPPQVAFALESAMDMLAKKLGLDPFEFRLKNILVPGQSVSTGAIVEEWPFQGLWEDLRPHYERARKEAAAFKNGPIRRGVGLACHSFGIAEPGDAAMVAVERDPDDGITIYAAAADPGEGNDSMLTQIAAHLLNLPFEKVRLCTRSTEHTTETGPAAGSRITYMVGGALLNAIEQMKATMAEAGGSGYEGLQKAGKPTRFIGKKSVAEGPLDPQTGLGSTFESQVHNIQMAELEVNTDTGEVKIIKMTTAVDPGVVIHPKNLEGQLEGGMDQGVGFALREIYVHGETKDWVTFKFPTMKTAFDMEVITPRETPRKNGPLGATGIGEMTMVSTAPAVTNAIQDACGVRIYDLPATPEKIKAALLKGK, from the coding sequence ATGAAAAAGGTCTCATTGAAGGTAAACGGACGACGATACCAATTCATAGTCGATTCTGAACGCATGCTTTTAGACCTTCTACGGGAGGATTTGCACCTGATCGGAGCAAAACAGGGTTGCGATCGGAAGGGGCAGTGCGGGGCATGCACTGTTCTCGTCGACGGCAAGGCGGTGCGCTCCTGCATCAGCAAGGTGGCAGATCTGGATGGAGCGGAGGTCTGGACTGTGGAGGGTCTGGGTACGCCGGACAACCCCCATCTGATTCAGGAGGCCTTCGTCCTCGCGGGAGCGATCCAGTGCGGGTATTGCACCCCCGGGATGATCATGGCCACGAAAGCGCTGCTCGACGGCAATCCGGATCCGGATGAGGGGGAGATAAAGAAGGCCTTTGCACGGAATCTGTGCCGATGCACCGGCTATAAAAAGATCATCGAGGCCGTCAAGCTGGCGGGCAGGTTCATCCGCGGCGAGATCAGCCCGGATGAGGTCAGGCCCGATCCTCGAAGCGGGACGATCGGAGTCTCCCACCCCAGGCCCTCGGCGATGCTGAAGGCGTGCGGCCTGGCGCAATTCTCGGCGGACATCCAGATGCAGGGCGCCCTTGAAATCGCCGTTGTGCGGAGCAGCGAACATCATGCCCGGATCCAATCCATCGACACCTCGCAGGCCGAACAGATGCCCGGGGTGGTCGGTGTCATGACCGCCAAGCACATCAAGGGCAGCAACCGGATCAAGCTCATATTCGATGACCAGCCCGTCCTATGCTCGGACAGAGTCCGCTGTCTCGGGGATCCCATCGCAGTGGTGGTGGCAGAAACCAAGGCCCAGGCGGAGGCCGCCGCTCAAGCGGTCAAGGTCGGCTATGATCCGTTGCCGGTGATGATGACGCCAGCTGAAGCCCTTGCCGACGGCGCCCTGCAAATCCACGACGAATACCCGAACCTCTGCTGGGCCCAGCCCCAGATCAAGGGGGATGCCCAGAAGGCCCTGGCCGAAGCGGCTGCGGTAGTGGAAGCCGATTTCTCCACCCAGATGAACCACCAGGCCCCTCTCGAACCCGAGGCCTGTGTAGCCTACCTCGAAGGGGAGGGGGAAGACGCTCTGCTCGTGGTGATCGGCCGAAGCATCATGATTCACAGCCACATGGCCATGCTGCAGGGCGCTCTGGGATGGGAGAACATACGCTACGAAGAGGCCTATTGCGGAGGGCAATTCGGCATCAAGGTCGCCATCACGTCCGAGGCCGTCGCCGGAGCGGCCGCCCTTCATTTTAGAAGGCCTGTCCGCTACATACCGAGCCTTCACGAATCCATGCTCCTCACCTCCAAGCGCCACCCCTTCGACATGAAGGTGAAACTGGCCGCGGACAAGGATGGGAAACTCACCGCCTTCGTCAATGACTTCACGATCAACAACGGCGCCTATCAGATTTTGGGCATCGTGGTGGGACTGAGGGCCCTCCAGATGCTCTCCGGTTCCTACAACATCCCCAACGTCGAGGCGATGGCGAAGCTGGTCTACACCAATGACGCCGCAGGGGGCGCCGCCCGAGGGGCAGGGCCGCCGCAGGTCGCCTTCGCCCTGGAATCGGCCATGGATATGCTGGCCAAGAAGTTGGGGCTCGATCCGTTTGAATTCCGTCTCAAAAACATCCTTGTCCCGGGTCAGAGCGTTTCCACCGGAGCCATCGTGGAGGAGTGGCCTTTTCAGGGGCTATGGGAGGACCTCCGGCCCCATTACGAACGGGCCAGGAAGGAGGCTGCCGCCTTCAAGAACGGCCCCATCCGCCGCGGAGTGGGCCTGGCCTGCCACTCCTTCGGGATAGCGGAGCCGGGGGACGCCGCCATGGTGGCGGTGGAGCGGGACCCCGATGACGGCATCACCATCTACGCCGCAGCCGCCGACCCGGGTGAGGGGAACGATTCCATGCTCACTCAGATTGCAGCCCATCTGCTGAATCTGCCCTTCGAAAAGGTGCGCCTGTGCACCCGGAGCACCGAGCACACGACCGAAACCGGTCCTGCGGCAGGCAGCCGGATCACCTACATGGTGGGGGGAGCGCTGCTCAACGCCATCGAACAGATGAAGGCCACCATGGCAGAGGCGGGGGGTTCCGGGTACGAAGGGCTCCAAAAGGCGGGTAAACCGACCCGCTTTATCGGGAAGAAGAGTGTGGCCGAGGGGCCCCTGGACCCTCAAACCGGATTGGGCTCCACCTTCGAGTCCCAGGTCCACAATATCCAGATGGCGGAGTTGGAAGTGAATACCGATACCGGGGAGGTCAAGATCATCAAGATGACCACCGCCGTGGACCCCGGGGTGGTAATCCATCCCAAGAACCTGGAAGGGCAGCTGGAGGGGGGCATGGACCAGGGTGTGGGCTTCGCACTGAGAGAGATTTACGTCCACGGTGAGACCAAGGACTGGGTCACCTTCAAATTTCCCACCATGAAGACCGCCTTTGACATGGAGGTGATCACCCCCAGGGAAACCCCCCGGAAAAATGGGCCCTTGGGGGCGACCGGCATCGGTGAGATGACCATGGTTTCGACGGCTCCTGCCGTCACCAATGCCATCCAGGACGCCTGCGGCGTCCGAATCTACGATCTGCCGGCCACGCCGGAGAAGATCAAGGCCGCCTTGCTGAAAGGGAAATAA
- a CDS encoding (Fe-S)-binding protein: MQRCSRCSYCKWIPYENQQNMDFIKGCPSAARYNFHAYAASGKWNMSYSFLQGRIDYSDAFQDAVYRCQMCGNCDVSCKVVQDIEPLEHMQTLRMKFVEDGQILPEHMLFIDNLKKEDNMMLAKKADRGKWAEGIRVKNLNKEKAKVAYRAGCRYAYDDELWPIVRGGLQILLDAGVDVGIWGDEEVCCGGRSYQWGYTGEIMKYAEHTMEALKAAGVEILVNPCSDCYQAYKVLYDKIGRKLDVEVLHITEYLHRLIKDGTIEFTKEVPMTVTYHDPCHLGRLAEPWVHWKGKEVKVMGQMICHEPPKKYRRGANGVYDIPREILKSIPGLKLVEMHRIRESAWCCGAGGGVKEAYPEFATWTAAERLKEARSVGAGAMATACGWCKRNFLDAMEEGADRIEIYDIIELIQKAM; encoded by the coding sequence ATGCAAAGATGCTCCAGATGTTCATACTGTAAATGGATACCCTACGAAAACCAGCAGAATATGGATTTCATAAAGGGCTGCCCCTCAGCCGCCCGATACAATTTCCACGCCTATGCGGCGAGTGGCAAGTGGAACATGAGCTATTCGTTCCTGCAAGGCCGGATCGATTACTCCGATGCCTTCCAGGATGCGGTGTATCGCTGCCAGATGTGCGGCAACTGCGATGTATCTTGCAAAGTGGTTCAAGACATCGAACCGCTCGAGCATATGCAGACGCTTCGCATGAAATTTGTCGAAGACGGCCAGATTCTGCCGGAGCACATGCTTTTCATCGATAATCTAAAAAAAGAAGACAACATGATGTTGGCCAAAAAGGCTGACAGGGGAAAGTGGGCTGAAGGTATCCGCGTCAAAAACCTCAATAAGGAGAAGGCGAAAGTGGCGTATCGCGCCGGATGCAGATATGCCTACGATGATGAATTGTGGCCTATAGTCCGCGGGGGGTTGCAGATTCTTCTCGATGCGGGCGTCGATGTGGGGATCTGGGGTGATGAAGAGGTATGCTGCGGCGGCCGATCCTATCAGTGGGGATATACCGGTGAGATCATGAAATATGCGGAGCATACCATGGAAGCCCTGAAAGCCGCCGGGGTGGAAATACTGGTCAATCCCTGTTCAGATTGTTACCAGGCCTACAAAGTGCTCTACGACAAAATAGGCAGGAAGCTGGATGTGGAGGTCCTTCACATCACGGAATACCTGCATCGTTTGATAAAGGATGGAACCATCGAATTTACCAAAGAAGTGCCCATGACCGTCACCTATCATGATCCTTGCCATTTGGGAAGACTCGCGGAGCCGTGGGTCCATTGGAAAGGAAAAGAGGTCAAGGTCATGGGGCAGATGATCTGCCATGAACCCCCCAAGAAATATCGACGGGGGGCCAACGGGGTCTATGACATTCCGAGGGAGATTCTGAAAAGCATCCCTGGTCTGAAACTGGTCGAGATGCACAGGATCAGGGAATCCGCCTGGTGCTGCGGCGCCGGTGGTGGGGTCAAGGAGGCCTATCCTGAATTTGCAACCTGGACCGCTGCCGAAAGGCTCAAGGAGGCCAGATCCGTGGGAGCAGGAGCGATGGCCACCGCCTGCGGCTGGTGCAAACGGAATTTCTTGGACGCGATGGAAGAGGGCGCGGACCGCATCGAAATCTATGACATCATAGAACTGATCCAAAAAGCTATGTGA
- a CDS encoding electron transfer flavoprotein subunit beta/FixA family protein, translated as MKTLTIIVCLKTVSDPEGPISAFEVQPEEKRVLAKGIPPVINPYDENALELALRLKDRWRSRIVAINVSAKAVAAVLKKALAVGVDDLILVENPAFDDLTSEAAARVLSAAVEKVGEYDLILTGRQSADWDSAQTGLLLAEMLAIPAINLVKGAEILEGRVEAEKLRRIGFETVRASLPALLTVSSEAGELRMPSIKAVLEARKKPLTKWTVQDLVLDVTALRTRNIVSLSAPPSTARQCVFIEGGSAEEKGEDLALRLRQDGLI; from the coding sequence ATGAAAACGCTCACGATCATTGTCTGTCTCAAGACGGTCTCCGATCCGGAGGGCCCCATCTCGGCTTTCGAGGTTCAGCCGGAGGAAAAACGCGTCCTGGCGAAAGGGATCCCACCGGTCATCAACCCCTATGACGAGAATGCGCTGGAGCTCGCCCTTCGGCTTAAAGATCGTTGGCGAAGCAGAATCGTCGCGATCAATGTCTCCGCGAAAGCGGTTGCTGCGGTGCTGAAAAAGGCCCTGGCAGTGGGGGTGGATGATCTGATCCTGGTCGAGAACCCCGCCTTCGATGATTTGACGAGCGAAGCCGCTGCCAGGGTGCTTTCCGCGGCGGTTGAAAAGGTAGGGGAATACGACCTGATCCTCACCGGCAGGCAGAGCGCCGACTGGGACTCCGCGCAGACGGGCCTTCTGCTGGCGGAGATGCTTGCCATCCCGGCGATCAACCTTGTGAAGGGCGCCGAGATTCTGGAAGGCCGGGTCGAGGCGGAAAAGCTCAGACGCATAGGCTTCGAAACGGTGCGCGCCTCTCTGCCGGCCCTCCTCACGGTGAGCAGCGAAGCGGGTGAGCTCCGGATGCCTTCCATCAAGGCGGTGCTCGAGGCCCGCAAGAAGCCCCTGACAAAGTGGACCGTGCAGGATCTCGTTTTAGATGTCACCGCCCTCAGGACAAGAAACATCGTGTCGCTCTCAGCGCCTCCTTCGACTGCCAGACAGTGCGTTTTTATCGAAGGAGGCTCAGCGGAGGAGAAGGGGGAAGATCTTGCGCTGAGGCTGAGGCAGGACGGTCTGATATAA
- a CDS encoding electron transfer flavoprotein subunit alpha/FixB family protein: MGQDRILVLMEHENGGLAPISLKLLTVGKALAEGCSGVLCGCVMGRAPGDVSEETALYVDEVYTLDDANFSSYQADLYASALETLVKAVKPSVLLMNHSYENVELGPKVAHRFNSEFVPDCAEVEWGEEGRLLCTKPVYGGRAIAVIGVHGVPGVATMRCMTQEPLPRQGAEGRIILFDVALDSSLARSETLSVVEGESVNLGGAEVIVSGGRGIGSVEGIEQLQKLIHLLHKRFGAVELGASRPLVDNGLLPHARQVGQTGERVSPQIYFAIGISGSTQHLSGMIGSRKIVAINQSDEAPIFGVSDYGVVGRYEEVLPGFMRKLEEMV; the protein is encoded by the coding sequence ATGGGACAGGATCGGATTCTTGTTTTAATGGAGCATGAAAACGGCGGCTTGGCCCCCATTTCATTGAAGCTGCTGACGGTTGGAAAGGCGCTTGCGGAAGGCTGCAGCGGAGTCCTCTGCGGGTGTGTCATGGGGCGCGCGCCTGGTGACGTTTCGGAGGAAACAGCCCTTTACGTGGACGAGGTGTACACGCTCGATGACGCGAACTTCTCATCCTACCAGGCCGATCTTTATGCCTCGGCCTTGGAAACCCTGGTAAAGGCCGTCAAACCATCCGTCCTGCTGATGAACCACAGTTACGAAAATGTGGAGCTTGGGCCGAAGGTTGCCCACAGGTTCAACAGTGAATTCGTCCCCGATTGTGCGGAAGTGGAGTGGGGGGAAGAGGGCAGGCTCCTTTGCACCAAGCCGGTTTACGGCGGCCGCGCCATCGCTGTCATCGGAGTTCACGGCGTGCCCGGCGTGGCCACCATGAGGTGTATGACACAAGAACCTCTTCCCCGCCAAGGCGCGGAGGGGAGAATCATCCTATTCGATGTTGCGCTGGATTCCTCCCTCGCCCGGTCAGAGACCCTCTCCGTGGTGGAGGGGGAGAGCGTCAACCTCGGGGGGGCCGAAGTCATCGTCTCGGGAGGCAGAGGCATTGGTAGCGTGGAAGGGATCGAGCAGTTGCAGAAACTGATCCATCTTCTGCACAAGCGCTTCGGGGCGGTGGAGCTTGGAGCGAGCCGTCCGCTCGTCGACAACGGCCTCCTCCCGCACGCTCGTCAGGTCGGCCAGACGGGGGAGCGGGTGAGTCCGCAGATCTACTTTGCGATCGGTATATCGGGTTCCACCCAGCATCTCTCGGGGATGATCGGGTCTCGAAAGATCGTGGCCATCAACCAGAGCGATGAGGCCCCCATCTTCGGGGTTTCGGATTATGGGGTTGTCGGCCGGTATGAAGAGGTGCTTCCCGGGTTTATGCGGAAGCTGGAGGAGATGGTATGA
- a CDS encoding sigma-54-dependent Fis family transcriptional regulator gives MRLGDDPFMLINDTSENPVSHLWHTFYNDPISSTLLLPLIMDKQDIGAVALHAFGKNRYTEEHAHLFLQLKDPFTIAISNIRRHEEIVEMKNMLARENRYLREKLNEFAENSIVGDSAPWRAVMEMVHLVGPLDSPVLLQGETGTGKEVIANAIHRHSPRKNGPFIKVNCGALPEGVLDSVLFGHEKGAFTGAVSSKKGLFERADQGTLFLDEIGDMPLHVQVRLLRVLQTQELERVGGSAVIPVNTRIIAACQNDLLHNVRANQFRADLWYRLNVFPVSIPPLRDRKGDIPALVRHFVIRKAYTLKMANIPLVRPGAMETLLAYDWPGNVRELENLIERSIILSRGEPLEFNSIISNNKFAELKTIALSQNNHVNVDIDKDDAAYLYVNKQNILFQKPKKTSVPIALDDNIKSHIENILEMTRGKIHGPGGAAEVLGVNANTLRSRMKKLGIAYKKRDKSFLKRPKSVK, from the coding sequence ATGCGTTTGGGGGATGATCCATTTATGCTTATAAATGATACAAGTGAAAATCCTGTATCTCACTTGTGGCATACATTTTATAATGATCCCATTTCATCAACGCTTCTTCTACCATTGATCATGGACAAACAAGATATTGGAGCAGTCGCCTTACATGCTTTTGGAAAGAATAGATACACTGAAGAGCATGCTCATTTGTTTTTGCAGCTCAAAGACCCTTTTACCATTGCCATTTCTAATATTCGCAGGCATGAAGAGATTGTCGAGATGAAAAACATGCTTGCTCGCGAAAACCGTTACTTGCGTGAAAAACTGAATGAATTTGCTGAAAACAGCATTGTCGGGGATTCCGCCCCATGGAGGGCGGTTATGGAGATGGTGCATCTGGTCGGACCTTTGGACAGTCCGGTATTGCTGCAGGGTGAAACAGGAACAGGTAAGGAAGTCATCGCGAATGCCATTCACAGGCATTCGCCGAGGAAAAATGGCCCTTTTATAAAGGTGAACTGCGGCGCTCTGCCAGAGGGTGTTCTTGACAGCGTGCTTTTCGGGCATGAGAAAGGGGCTTTTACGGGAGCTGTTTCCTCGAAGAAAGGGCTTTTTGAACGCGCGGACCAGGGCACTCTCTTTCTTGACGAGATCGGTGATATGCCTTTGCACGTTCAAGTCAGATTGCTGAGGGTTCTTCAAACCCAGGAACTGGAACGTGTCGGAGGGAGTGCAGTGATTCCGGTAAATACCAGAATTATTGCAGCCTGCCAGAACGACCTTTTACACAACGTCAGGGCGAATCAATTTCGTGCTGATCTGTGGTATCGTTTGAATGTCTTCCCTGTCAGTATTCCGCCTTTGAGAGATCGAAAGGGAGATATCCCTGCACTGGTGCGGCATTTCGTTATACGTAAGGCGTATACTTTGAAAATGGCAAATATCCCATTGGTCAGGCCCGGCGCCATGGAAACCCTTCTGGCCTATGATTGGCCTGGAAATGTCCGTGAACTCGAAAATTTGATAGAACGCTCCATTATTCTAAGCAGGGGTGAACCTTTAGAATTTAATTCTATAATAAGCAATAATAAATTTGCGGAATTAAAAACAATAGCGCTTTCGCAGAATAATCATGTAAACGTAGATATTGATAAAGATGATGCAGCTTATCTATATGTCAACAAACAAAATATTTTATTTCAGAAGCCCAAAAAAACTTCAGTGCCCATTGCATTGGACGATAATATAAAAAGTCACATTGAAAATATCCTTGAAATGACCCGTGGTAAAATCCATGGTCCTGGAGGGGCTGCCGAGGTTCTCGGTGTCAATGCTAATACCCTCAGAAGCAGAATGAAAAAACTGGGGATTGCTTATAAAAAACGCGATAAATCCTTCCTGAAACGACCAAAATCGGTGAAATAA
- a CDS encoding FAD-binding oxidoreductase: MMLNEGLVKIAGGHNVLDSPDILNDYSGDMSFAARTRPRCLVRPGSAKEVQEIVKWANEENVPLLPISSGPPHFRGDTVPRVGGTVLVDLTRMKKIIRVDQRNRVAMVEPGVSFDELQTELAKEGLSAYMPLCPRKSKSVLTSILEREPITMPAHHWDCTDPFLCGEIIFGTGDVLRSGEAAGPDSTEEKWKIGNYQITPFGLSQFDENKLVSGAQGTIGILTWATMKCRMASSFSKTFLVSSENVAQLFDLMYPLLRSRQCDHCFILNDLNLASLLAKDADEIRSLRESLPAWVLVVSFEGNGELPEEKVAWQEGDLREMALRAGQLRPVTTLSGLNTEELSAVLSKPSDEPYWKLRYKGGCGEIFFLTTLDKTPDFIQAASGLASSRRYPSTDMGVYIQPVVQGTSCHCEFDLFYDPANKSETGKVKDLLSEGVAHLADMGAFFSRPYGTWAKTVYGRAAVSSTMQKQVKQIFDPNNVLNPGQLCF; encoded by the coding sequence ATGATGCTGAATGAGGGGTTGGTGAAGATTGCGGGCGGCCACAACGTGCTGGATAGTCCCGATATCCTGAACGACTATTCCGGAGACATGAGTTTTGCCGCCCGAACGCGGCCCAGATGCCTGGTCAGACCCGGGAGCGCAAAAGAAGTCCAGGAAATTGTCAAATGGGCGAACGAGGAGAATGTTCCGCTCTTACCCATCAGTTCAGGCCCTCCTCACTTCCGGGGCGACACGGTCCCGCGCGTCGGTGGAACCGTCCTGGTTGACCTGACCAGGATGAAGAAGATCATCAGGGTTGACCAGCGGAACCGGGTGGCGATGGTGGAGCCCGGGGTCAGTTTTGACGAACTTCAGACTGAACTGGCAAAAGAGGGGCTGTCCGCCTATATGCCTTTGTGCCCCAGGAAATCGAAATCGGTCCTGACGAGTATCCTCGAGAGAGAACCTATCACAATGCCGGCGCATCATTGGGACTGCACCGATCCGTTCCTATGCGGCGAGATCATCTTCGGAACCGGAGATGTATTGCGCAGCGGCGAGGCCGCAGGACCGGACAGCACAGAAGAAAAATGGAAGATCGGCAATTACCAGATCACCCCGTTCGGGCTCTCGCAGTTTGATGAGAACAAACTCGTCTCGGGCGCGCAGGGGACGATCGGCATCCTCACCTGGGCAACCATGAAATGCCGGATGGCATCCTCCTTCAGCAAGACATTCCTGGTGTCTTCTGAAAATGTTGCGCAGTTGTTCGATCTGATGTACCCGCTTTTAAGAAGTAGACAGTGTGATCATTGTTTCATCTTGAACGATCTCAACCTTGCCAGCTTGTTGGCGAAAGATGCAGATGAGATCCGATCCTTGAGAGAGAGCCTCCCCGCCTGGGTGCTGGTGGTCAGTTTCGAGGGGAATGGGGAACTGCCGGAAGAGAAGGTTGCGTGGCAGGAAGGCGATCTTAGAGAAATGGCTCTCAGGGCAGGGCAATTGAGACCGGTGACCACCCTCTCCGGGCTGAATACCGAAGAACTGTCTGCGGTGCTCTCCAAGCCTTCGGATGAACCCTACTGGAAGCTGAGATACAAGGGCGGGTGCGGAGAAATCTTCTTCCTTACGACCCTCGATAAGACACCTGATTTCATCCAGGCCGCCTCTGGTCTAGCCTCCTCGCGCAGGTACCCTTCAACGGATATGGGCGTTTATATCCAACCGGTTGTCCAGGGCACAAGCTGCCACTGCGAATTCGACCTGTTTTATGATCCGGCGAACAAATCCGAAACGGGAAAGGTGAAAGACCTCCTTTCTGAAGGGGTCGCCCATCTGGCGGACATGGGCGCCTTTTTCTCCAGGCCTTATGGGACTTGGGCAAAGACGGTCTATGGCAGAGCCGCAGTGAGTTCTACCATGCAAAAGCAAGTCAAGCAGATATTCGATCCGAACAATGTCCTGAATCCTGGGCAGCTTTGCTTCTAA
- a CDS encoding FAD-binding oxidoreductase gives MALTDIEYMALEDCVGPENITREPAILDTYNQCWGHKAVFDQKFSTRPAAVVLPGSAKECQAVIRVCNRYHIRFKPFSSGFEIISLALENEKSILLDLKRMDRIIEIDVKNMHAVVEPYVNIYRLQREAINYGLTVGSIGAGPSAGVIAGSCCHFGAGTTMVSTGGLGRNVLGVEWILPTGEIFLTGSAETGAGWFSADGPGPSMRGILRGRSGANGGHGIISKVSVKLYPWHGSPDLKFEAEPGRPPSAKCLTQVPEMYKTFVILFQSQDQMFEALSRIGRAELASALMGALMFPYGEGNDEQWQAIQEMREAGMNFTEVASKGVALVIGAETKRGLEYREKCLLKIAEEMGGHPLPLPPSEQARFFSAATWHFGFVTAAFRRTGDFFVSPTGDGSPDMMLNLRKEAERLLQPYMDKGLLQQLGTAEMFLIPSEHSSVGFHEENVSFYDPWDADSLQALREVAQASEDPNGDFRRFGVPHLGGGLQVEFKSHVHQNWGPIYDHYDVWLRKIRDMLDPNDVGDWSGYIPAIFP, from the coding sequence ATGGCGTTAACGGATATCGAATACATGGCCTTGGAGGATTGTGTCGGCCCTGAGAACATCACGCGTGAACCGGCTATCCTTGATACCTACAACCAGTGCTGGGGGCATAAAGCCGTATTTGACCAGAAGTTTTCAACACGTCCGGCTGCGGTGGTCCTGCCGGGAAGCGCGAAGGAGTGTCAGGCCGTCATTAGAGTGTGCAATAGATACCATATTCGCTTCAAACCCTTTTCTTCCGGATTTGAAATCATTTCTCTCGCTCTCGAAAACGAAAAGAGCATCCTTTTGGATCTCAAAAGGATGGACCGGATCATCGAAATAGACGTCAAAAACATGCACGCGGTGGTGGAACCCTACGTCAATATATACAGGCTGCAAAGAGAAGCCATCAATTATGGTTTGACGGTTGGATCTATCGGGGCGGGACCCAGCGCCGGGGTGATAGCCGGCTCCTGCTGCCACTTCGGTGCGGGGACCACGATGGTCAGCACCGGGGGCCTTGGCCGTAATGTCCTTGGCGTGGAATGGATCCTGCCGACCGGAGAGATTTTTCTGACAGGTTCGGCGGAGACAGGCGCCGGCTGGTTTTCCGCCGATGGGCCTGGGCCGAGTATGAGAGGGATTTTGCGGGGTCGCTCAGGTGCGAATGGCGGACATGGAATCATTTCGAAGGTGAGCGTGAAGCTTTACCCGTGGCATGGAAGTCCAGATCTGAAATTTGAGGCGGAGCCGGGTCGGCCGCCTTCGGCAAAGTGTTTGACGCAGGTTCCGGAGATGTACAAAACGTTCGTCATCCTGTTTCAAAGCCAGGATCAAATGTTCGAAGCGTTGAGCAGAATCGGGAGGGCGGAGCTTGCCTCGGCTCTCATGGGTGCCCTCATGTTCCCGTATGGTGAAGGAAATGACGAACAGTGGCAGGCGATACAGGAGATGCGTGAAGCCGGCATGAACTTCACTGAAGTAGCCAGCAAAGGAGTGGCTCTGGTCATTGGCGCCGAGACAAAGCGGGGGCTCGAATATCGTGAGAAATGTCTTCTGAAGATCGCCGAAGAAATGGGTGGCCATCCATTGCCCTTGCCCCCGTCCGAGCAGGCCCGGTTCTTTTCTGCAGCCACCTGGCACTTCGGTTTTGTTACTGCCGCATTCAGGCGCACGGGAGATTTCTTCGTCTCTCCCACCGGTGACGGCAGCCCCGACATGATGCTGAACCTGAGAAAGGAAGCAGAACGGCTGCTTCAACCCTATATGGACAAAGGATTGCTTCAGCAGCTCGGCACCGCCGAGATGTTCCTTATCCCGAGCGAGCACAGCTCTGTCGGTTTTCATGAGGAAAATGTTTCATTCTATGATCCCTGGGATGCCGATTCGCTTCAGGCCCTCCGAGAGGTCGCCCAGGCCTCAGAGGATCCGAACGGTGATTTCAGACGCTTCGGGGTGCCCCATCTTGGGGGAGGTCTTCAGGTTGAATTCAAGAGTCATGTCCATCAGAACTGGGGGCCTATCTATGACCATTATGACGTTTGGCTCAGGAAGATCAGGGATATGCTCGACCCCAACGATGTCGGGGACTGGTCTGGCTATATCCCAGCGATTTTTCCATAG